Proteins from one Gimesia maris genomic window:
- a CDS encoding putative toxin, whose translation MFPGNAQVLEIANCPPIAANPGPGFQIVTGTFRHEAAQTLDISVEDELKPIGTTPNHPIWSADRQAFVRADSLTVGERLQTLNGTTVITSITARGPPEPVYNLEVQVKHTYFVADSGVLVHNGKTCNLPVIDSSFTPKPTTLGRVGETLAGIGGRKTKISINGQNRIPDSLTATKLTEVKNVAKLSYTRQLRDFSDYAKTNGLRYELFVRGSTKLSSTLLEKIRKGEIILKYIPGIQ comes from the coding sequence ATGTTCCCCGGAAATGCGCAGGTTCTTGAGATCGCGAATTGCCCCCCCATAGCCGCGAATCCGGGACCTGGTTTCCAGATCGTCACCGGCACCTTCCGGCATGAAGCCGCCCAGACACTGGATATCTCAGTTGAGGATGAATTAAAACCGATCGGCACCACGCCGAACCATCCGATCTGGAGTGCCGACCGACAAGCCTTCGTCCGAGCCGACAGCCTGACAGTGGGAGAGCGTTTACAAACCTTAAACGGCACCACAGTCATTACCAGCATCACAGCCCGCGGCCCCCCGGAGCCGGTGTATAACCTCGAAGTTCAGGTTAAACACACCTACTTCGTTGCCGATTCTGGTGTGCTGGTTCATAATGGAAAGACCTGCAACTTACCTGTGATTGATTCAAGTTTCACACCTAAGCCAACGACTCTAGGCCGTGTGGGTGAGACGCTAGCGGGAATTGGTGGAAGAAAGACCAAGATTTCAATCAATGGCCAAAATCGAATACCAGATAGTTTGACCGCAACAAAATTGACGGAAGTTAAAAATGTTGCCAAGTTAAGTTATACTCGTCAATTAAGAGACTTTTCGGATTATGCTAAAACTAACGGACTGAGATATGAGCTATTCGTTAGAGGATCAACAAAACTATCGTCGACATTGCTGGAGAAAATCCGTAAAGGTGAGATCATATTAAAGTACATCCCGGGGATACAATGA
- a CDS encoding Hint domain-containing protein, whose amino-acid sequence MFCVAVEGKSKPIGTTPNHPIWSVDREAFIRADSLSVGEQLQTLNGIARVTSITPRGPPEPVYNLEVQVKHTYFVADSGVLVHNGGLCPKAQLKANRAAGKAGEKFLEDTYGGVSQVYRKTSSGGRYIDNLADGVARESKVGRTSASKFVRTQVAKDVELLSTPNNGIDKIEWHFFRSKTGKIGPTGPLEKLLELSGITINY is encoded by the coding sequence CTGTTTTGCGTCGCCGTTGAAGGCAAATCCAAACCGATCGGCACCACGCCGAACCACCCGATCTGGAGCGTGGACCGGGAAGCCTTCATCCGGGCCGACAGTCTCTCCGTGGGCGAACAACTGCAGACCTTAAATGGCATCGCCCGCGTCACCAGTATCACCCCCCGCGGCCCGCCGGAACCGGTTTACAATCTCGAAGTCCAGGTTAAACACACCTACTTCGTTGCCGATTCTGGTGTGCTGGTTCATAATGGCGGCCTATGTCCCAAGGCTCAATTAAAGGCAAATCGGGCCGCTGGAAAAGCAGGTGAGAAATTTTTGGAGGATACATATGGAGGTGTATCTCAAGTCTACAGAAAAACTTCATCAGGTGGTCGATACATTGATAATTTGGCTGATGGTGTAGCTCGAGAGTCAAAAGTAGGAAGAACTTCTGCTAGTAAATTTGTCCGCACTCAAGTAGCGAAAGATGTTGAATTGTTGAGCACACCAAATAATGGAATAGATAAGATCGAATGGCACTTTTTTCGTAGCAAGACTGGAAAAATTGGTCCTACGGGACCTCTTGAAAAACTTCTTGAACTTTCCGGTATAACGATCAATTACTGA
- a CDS encoding IS110 family transposase: MKDSSSISVVGIDVSKDSLDLFHTINGQQQKIAYQQDSLKLLARQIIKLNATVVMEATGGYEKKLVKYLQSQGIACAVVNPKLIRDFARACGKLEKNDAIDARIIASFGQMMQPRTMGKIDRNREKLKLLATRREQVQSMITQESNRQQQIEDRQIRAFIQRAIQLYQKQLKKLDNEMLKVIEADQTMKQKSEILLSAKGVGPATTANLIAGLPELGQLNRQQIAKLVGLAPLVRDSGKFKGQRRTYAGRSQIRRILYMATLVATRWNSRIKAFYLSLLERGKPKKLAITACMRKFITILNSMMKNNQTWDQNLLAS; the protein is encoded by the coding sequence ATGAAAGACTCCTCTTCAATTTCTGTGGTTGGCATTGATGTTTCTAAAGATTCACTCGATCTCTTCCATACGATTAATGGCCAGCAGCAGAAGATCGCTTATCAGCAGGATTCCCTCAAGCTGCTTGCCCGGCAGATCATCAAGCTCAACGCAACCGTCGTCATGGAAGCCACGGGTGGCTACGAAAAGAAACTGGTCAAATATTTACAGAGCCAGGGAATTGCATGTGCCGTGGTGAATCCGAAGCTGATTCGTGACTTTGCCAGAGCCTGTGGGAAGCTTGAGAAAAACGATGCCATCGACGCCAGGATCATCGCCTCTTTTGGACAGATGATGCAACCGAGGACGATGGGAAAAATCGATCGAAACAGGGAGAAACTCAAGTTGCTGGCAACTCGTCGAGAACAGGTTCAAAGTATGATTACCCAGGAATCCAATCGTCAGCAGCAAATTGAGGATCGGCAAATTCGGGCATTCATTCAACGGGCGATCCAACTCTATCAGAAACAGCTTAAAAAACTGGACAATGAAATGCTGAAGGTCATTGAAGCCGACCAGACCATGAAACAGAAGTCCGAAATCCTGCTCTCTGCGAAAGGTGTCGGCCCGGCAACAACCGCTAATCTGATTGCCGGGCTGCCTGAACTCGGGCAACTGAATCGGCAGCAGATCGCCAAGCTCGTCGGCCTGGCTCCTCTCGTTCGGGACAGTGGTAAATTCAAAGGGCAGCGCAGAACATATGCCGGCAGAAGCCAGATACGGCGGATCCTTTATATGGCGACCTTAGTAGCCACGCGCTGGAACAGTCGCATCAAAGCATTTTATCTGTCTTTATTGGAAAGAGGTAAACCGAAGAAACTGGCCATCACAGCCTGCATGAGAAAGTTTATCACCATCCTGAATTCGATGATGAAAAACAATCAGACGTGGGATCAAAATCTTCTTGCTTCTTGA
- a CDS encoding sialidase family protein, whose protein sequence is MKSLFRIPPLCQIGFSLLFLAMISTANPNDCHAESRLLIKATKELPRHGEGALLTLDNGRLLVVYTQWYGATGNDHDPARLVEIHSDDGGKTWSEPQTVQENIGKMNVMSASLVKTTSGKILLTYIRIDSNRFANLWFKESTDEGNTWSEPKQLSHGKKGLIFTVNSAAIRLKSGRILLAAFGSPSAWQKDEHFVSFSFYTDDEGKTWHRSANEVDCPLRGAMEPEIEQLNDGRILMLIRTQTTRMYRAYSSDGGETWSPAEKTDIVHPEAPMLLQRAPGKNAPLILIWNNAVVPGADHQGPRTPLTLGLSYDEGKTWENLTKIEDDPKGSYSYASMDFRNDSLHLVYYGPGGLRYQEIPLATLLQKNSEP, encoded by the coding sequence ATGAAATCGCTATTCCGTATCCCGCCCCTCTGCCAAATTGGTTTCAGCCTGCTGTTTCTGGCTATGATATCGACCGCTAACCCCAATGATTGCCATGCTGAATCGCGCCTGCTGATCAAAGCCACAAAAGAGCTGCCGCGACATGGCGAAGGTGCTTTGCTCACGCTCGACAACGGGCGACTACTTGTCGTTTACACCCAATGGTACGGCGCCACAGGCAACGACCATGACCCCGCGCGGCTGGTTGAAATTCATTCGGACGATGGTGGCAAAACCTGGTCGGAGCCGCAAACCGTTCAGGAAAATATTGGCAAGATGAACGTGATGTCGGCCAGTCTCGTCAAAACAACCAGTGGGAAAATCCTGCTGACCTACATCCGCATCGACAGCAATCGCTTTGCCAATTTATGGTTCAAAGAATCAACTGATGAAGGAAACACCTGGAGCGAACCCAAACAACTGTCACATGGCAAAAAGGGATTAATTTTCACCGTCAACTCAGCAGCCATCCGATTGAAATCCGGACGCATCCTGCTGGCTGCCTTTGGTTCTCCCAGTGCCTGGCAGAAAGACGAACACTTTGTCTCTTTCAGTTTTTACACCGATGACGAAGGCAAGACCTGGCATCGATCAGCCAATGAAGTGGATTGTCCTCTGCGCGGTGCAATGGAACCTGAAATTGAACAACTCAACGATGGGCGTATTCTGATGCTCATCCGCACGCAGACCACCCGCATGTATCGCGCTTACAGCAGTGATGGGGGAGAAACCTGGAGTCCTGCTGAGAAAACCGACATTGTACATCCCGAAGCCCCCATGCTGCTGCAGCGTGCACCAGGAAAAAACGCACCGCTGATCCTGATCTGGAACAATGCAGTTGTTCCCGGAGCCGACCATCAGGGACCACGCACGCCGCTGACTCTCGGTCTTTCCTATGATGAGGGAAAAACCTGGGAGAACCTGACCAAAATCGAAGATGATCCCAAAGGCTCTTACTCTTATGCCAGCATGGATTTTCGCAATGATTCGCTGCACCTGGTGTATTACGGTCCGGGGGGACTGCGTTACCAGGAAATCCCATTAGCGACTCTGTTGCAGAAAAACAGTGAGCCCTGA
- a CDS encoding DUF1559 domain-containing protein, with protein MMRRHRETETATRGFTLIELLVVIAIIAILIALLLPAVQQARESARRSTCKNNLKQIGLALHNYHESHGLFPFGRSFTDNSSSAPQNFGSQMCSTMLLPFLDQTNVYNQFNFLAAFNHASNSPVTQNKINVFLCPSNPQDEGQNWTGAGGPNDSWGSHYQPVAHSGRDGNPARDGQDAVGFNKDGVFYRNSKTRFRDILDGSSTTLAFAETVGDKPGTHELFTWGAYGGGGIGVRSGINANFPLLTSWSWNGDDFTGPGSYHTGGCHFLMGDGAVRFISENIDLGTLQDLTTRAGREVIGEF; from the coding sequence ATGATGAGACGACATCGAGAAACAGAAACTGCCACCAGGGGCTTTACTTTAATCGAATTACTGGTCGTGATCGCCATCATCGCGATTCTGATTGCCTTGCTGCTGCCTGCAGTACAGCAGGCTCGTGAATCAGCGCGTCGCAGTACCTGCAAAAACAATCTCAAACAGATTGGCCTCGCGCTGCACAACTACCATGAATCGCACGGCTTGTTCCCCTTTGGTCGCAGTTTTACTGATAACTCCAGTTCTGCCCCGCAAAACTTCGGTTCCCAGATGTGCTCCACCATGCTGCTTCCATTTCTGGACCAGACGAACGTCTACAATCAGTTCAATTTTCTGGCGGCTTTTAATCACGCTTCGAATTCTCCGGTGACCCAAAACAAAATCAACGTGTTTCTCTGCCCCAGTAATCCACAGGATGAAGGACAGAACTGGACAGGAGCCGGCGGCCCCAACGACTCCTGGGGCAGTCACTATCAGCCGGTAGCACATAGTGGCAGAGACGGGAACCCGGCACGCGATGGACAGGACGCCGTCGGCTTCAATAAAGATGGTGTCTTTTATCGCAATTCAAAAACCCGTTTTCGCGATATCCTGGATGGCTCCAGTACAACCCTGGCGTTTGCAGAAACAGTCGGCGACAAACCCGGTACACACGAACTGTTTACCTGGGGTGCCTACGGCGGTGGTGGCATTGGCGTTCGCAGCGGCATCAATGCCAATTTCCCCCTGCTCACAAGCTGGAGCTGGAACGGCGATGATTTTACAGGTCCCGGCAGCTATCACACAGGAGGCTGTCATTTTCTGATGGGAGATGGTGCCGTCCGCTTCATTTCTGAAAATATTGATCTGGGAACACTGCAGGACCTGACAACCCGTGCCGGTCGTGAAGTGATCGGCGAATTCTAA
- a CDS encoding sialidase family protein — protein sequence MQLKQLETGILFKNAKPHVKSVHAYFPSVASLPDGSLLSMYMLGEAFEAVDLKLHLSRSRDQGQTWEYQGSIDTSVTGRQTSTFGRLAVTETGELIANLVRFDRTDFPGEGLCNPQTLGMVPSELLIIRSLDQGKTWSEPTLVTPPLEGPEFEMCSPLTILNDGRWIWPTSTWRDWNGALPNGNRMLALVSRDQGSSWDEYLDIMHSENNNLIFWESKVVEYPEGRLLAVAWCYDEASSTDLPNHYAISDDGGTSWSEPASTQIQGQTLTPCLLEDGSLLNIYRRMDQPGLWACLSRLDDAGNWINGDQQPLWGHNQLEGITATGENMSDNFAVLKFGAPHITRLSDSELFVTFWCYEQCVSVIRWFRFQVEQQSIAQNQKTVVNC from the coding sequence ATGCAACTTAAACAGCTGGAAACAGGGATCCTGTTCAAAAATGCAAAACCGCATGTCAAAAGCGTGCACGCCTACTTCCCTTCGGTCGCATCCCTGCCTGATGGCTCGCTGCTCTCGATGTATATGCTGGGAGAAGCCTTTGAAGCGGTCGACCTCAAACTGCACCTGTCGCGATCGAGAGACCAGGGACAGACCTGGGAATATCAAGGCTCGATCGACACCAGTGTAACCGGGCGACAAACATCCACTTTCGGGCGGCTTGCAGTGACGGAAACAGGAGAGCTGATTGCAAATCTGGTTCGCTTTGATCGTACCGATTTCCCCGGCGAAGGCTTATGCAATCCACAGACACTGGGTATGGTCCCCTCCGAACTGTTAATAATCCGCTCCCTCGATCAGGGTAAAACCTGGTCAGAACCAACCCTCGTCACTCCGCCACTCGAGGGCCCCGAATTCGAAATGTGCAGCCCGCTTACGATCCTCAATGATGGCCGCTGGATCTGGCCCACTTCCACCTGGCGAGACTGGAACGGCGCTTTACCCAATGGAAATCGCATGCTGGCGCTGGTCTCCCGCGATCAGGGCAGTTCCTGGGATGAATACCTCGATATCATGCACAGCGAAAACAACAACCTGATCTTCTGGGAATCCAAAGTTGTTGAATACCCTGAAGGACGTCTGCTGGCGGTTGCGTGGTGCTACGACGAAGCATCGTCAACCGATCTCCCGAATCACTATGCAATCAGTGATGACGGCGGAACTTCCTGGTCGGAACCTGCTTCCACACAGATTCAGGGCCAGACTTTGACACCCTGCCTGCTCGAAGATGGCAGCCTGCTTAATATCTATCGTCGCATGGATCAGCCGGGACTCTGGGCCTGCCTGTCCCGTTTAGATGACGCAGGCAACTGGATCAACGGCGACCAGCAGCCACTCTGGGGGCACAATCAGCTGGAAGGGATTACGGCCACGGGAGAAAACATGTCCGATAATTTCGCCGTGCTCAAATTCGGTGCCCCCCATATTACCCGCCTCTCTGACAGCGAACTGTTTGTCACTTTCTGGTGCTACGAACAATGCGTCAGCGTGATTCGCTGGTTCCGCTTTCAGGTTGAACAGCAATCGATTGCGCAAAACCAGAAAACAGTCGTCAATTGTTAA
- a CDS encoding GntR family transcriptional regulator produces MEDTSKNLTEYSYQYIKQQMEQNVLAPGARLVNRKLAAELGVSAIPVREAICRLASEGFVEHIQGSGAFVREIGREDLDELYVLRDLLESFAAGEAALYITPQQLDDLQFLIDEMREITALLNERNAKHTTPTQFNRWVDCETEFHEILIEASRNRLLKKVIQEQRAITDVFYALRQLKHKIITPQSAEETCAGKEQILAAFRNRDADLARQIMSEQIQAGRRDVLAFMRKQERGRNAT; encoded by the coding sequence ATGGAAGATACATCAAAAAATCTCACTGAATACTCTTATCAGTATATCAAACAACAGATGGAACAGAACGTGCTCGCGCCGGGCGCCCGACTCGTGAACCGCAAACTGGCTGCGGAACTGGGGGTGAGTGCGATTCCCGTACGCGAAGCAATCTGCCGTCTGGCATCGGAAGGCTTCGTGGAACACATTCAGGGATCCGGTGCCTTCGTCCGGGAGATTGGACGCGAAGACCTGGATGAATTGTACGTGCTGCGTGATCTGCTCGAAAGTTTCGCAGCCGGCGAAGCGGCCTTGTATATCACACCGCAACAGTTGGACGATCTGCAGTTTCTCATTGACGAGATGCGTGAAATCACTGCTTTGCTGAATGAGCGGAACGCGAAACACACCACGCCGACCCAATTCAATCGCTGGGTGGACTGCGAAACCGAATTTCATGAAATCCTGATCGAAGCCTCGCGGAACCGACTGCTGAAAAAAGTCATTCAGGAACAGCGGGCGATCACCGATGTCTTTTATGCCCTGCGGCAGTTAAAACATAAGATCATCACTCCTCAAAGTGCAGAAGAAACCTGTGCGGGCAAAGAACAGATCCTGGCAGCGTTCCGTAACCGGGATGCCGATCTGGCCCGACAGATTATGAGCGAACAGATCCAGGCAGGCCGTCGCGACGTCCTGGCTTTCATGCGAAAACAGGAACGAGGTCGTAATGCAACTTAA
- a CDS encoding FadR/GntR family transcriptional regulator yields MALIQKEPPHSLALELSERIRHRIQSAEFTDGDFFLTEAELAEEYQVSRRIAREAVNRLCALGLLEGRKRKGLIVRHPDPVEVWANCLPSLARSQEKLAELASFRYALEVGAVELAIKNASEAQIEQLAELAEQFKQIARQKKDRPRRIEVERQFHGLILEMSSVPLIADMQKLLAALFETSYPTRKSPMLDDDVNERIIWQHFELVSAIQDRDVERARSVMRAHLKYLLMPEREID; encoded by the coding sequence ATGGCACTTATTCAAAAAGAACCGCCGCATTCGCTGGCACTGGAACTCTCCGAACGCATCCGCCATCGGATCCAGTCCGCTGAATTTACAGACGGTGATTTTTTTCTGACCGAAGCCGAACTGGCGGAAGAATATCAGGTATCGCGACGCATTGCCCGCGAAGCCGTCAACCGCCTGTGTGCCTTGGGACTGCTGGAAGGACGCAAGCGCAAAGGACTGATCGTCCGCCATCCCGATCCGGTTGAAGTCTGGGCAAACTGCCTCCCTTCACTGGCACGTTCGCAGGAAAAGCTGGCCGAACTCGCATCCTTCCGCTATGCCCTCGAAGTCGGCGCGGTCGAGTTGGCCATCAAAAATGCCAGTGAAGCACAGATTGAACAGCTGGCTGAACTCGCCGAACAGTTCAAACAGATCGCCCGCCAGAAGAAAGACCGCCCGCGCCGTATCGAAGTGGAGCGCCAGTTTCATGGTCTGATTCTGGAGATGTCGAGCGTACCTCTGATCGCCGACATGCAGAAACTGCTGGCGGCTCTCTTTGAAACTTCCTATCCCACGCGAAAATCTCCCATGCTGGATGATGACGTCAACGAGCGCATCATCTGGCAGCACTTTGAACTGGTCAGTGCGATACAGGATCGCGACGTCGAACGGGCACGCTCCGTCATGCGGGCTCATTTAAAATATCTGTTGATGCCGGAACGGGAAATCGACTGA
- a CDS encoding FAD-dependent oxidoreductase gives MTILEEHVLNSEILIAGGGMAGCCGALAAARCGAKVILCQDRSVLGGNASSEVRMHIVGANGTGRFDRGAELETEAREGGIIEELRLENCLRNPQRSASMFDLILYEKCQAEPNLTLMLNTCVTAVQLNGDRIESATAERQSTEDRFTINAEIFIDCTGDGRLAAEAGALFMEGRESQKQFNESLAPETADSHRLGSTILMQARRHDRPMPFVAPAWARKFDPAELKLRLYATPGEEEPTHEYGYWWAEWGGMLDTIKENEQIRDELLAIVLGIWDHVKNGPEGTPAGEDPFQAAHWALDWFGFVPGKRESRRFIGQHILTEHDLLSSRAFPDAIAYGGWSLDLHPPEGIDAPGLEPCIQHPVPHLYDIPLAACISVNRQNLMFAGRNISATHVAFSSTRVMATCATIGQGVGTAAALAIQQQQEPAELSTNSEIMAQIQQQLLRDDAYLVGIRNEDVYDLARSASVSASSEQAGYEACHVISGQTRSVHGSAGAPEGRAFPGGHRWLSDPAEDLPATLLLEWEKSIKVNVVQLIFDTGLHRHLTLSHHDGYTAKMQWGTPQPETVRDYQIEVHDGSDWQQIVNVTGNVQRRRVHQLESEITVKQLRIVVTATNGVVQARVCEIRVY, from the coding sequence ATGACGATACTGGAAGAGCATGTTCTGAATTCTGAGATTCTCATCGCTGGCGGAGGGATGGCCGGCTGCTGCGGCGCGCTGGCTGCGGCGCGCTGTGGGGCAAAGGTCATTCTGTGCCAGGATCGCTCGGTGCTCGGCGGAAATGCATCAAGTGAAGTCCGCATGCATATCGTCGGTGCGAATGGCACGGGGCGTTTTGATCGGGGAGCAGAACTGGAGACGGAAGCCCGTGAAGGGGGGATCATCGAGGAGTTGAGGCTGGAAAACTGCCTCCGCAATCCCCAACGTTCGGCTTCGATGTTCGATCTGATCCTGTATGAGAAATGCCAGGCGGAACCCAATCTCACACTGATGCTCAATACCTGTGTGACTGCGGTTCAATTGAATGGCGACCGGATTGAGAGTGCGACTGCAGAACGGCAGAGTACAGAAGACCGTTTCACGATCAACGCGGAAATATTTATTGACTGTACCGGTGATGGACGACTGGCTGCAGAAGCCGGGGCGCTGTTTATGGAAGGGCGCGAAAGTCAAAAACAGTTCAATGAAAGTCTGGCTCCGGAAACGGCAGATTCACATCGACTGGGATCGACGATTCTGATGCAGGCACGTCGTCATGACCGGCCGATGCCTTTTGTGGCGCCCGCGTGGGCGCGGAAATTTGATCCCGCAGAGTTGAAGCTGCGACTCTATGCGACGCCGGGTGAAGAGGAGCCGACACACGAGTATGGTTACTGGTGGGCCGAGTGGGGCGGTATGCTGGATACGATTAAAGAGAATGAACAGATCCGCGATGAACTGCTGGCGATCGTCTTGGGCATTTGGGATCATGTGAAAAACGGACCGGAGGGAACGCCCGCCGGCGAAGATCCATTTCAAGCGGCACACTGGGCGCTGGACTGGTTTGGATTCGTACCAGGCAAACGCGAAAGCCGCCGGTTCATCGGGCAACATATTTTAACCGAACACGATCTGCTCTCATCCCGCGCATTTCCTGATGCGATTGCCTATGGTGGCTGGTCGCTGGATCTGCATCCGCCCGAAGGTATCGATGCGCCTGGGCTGGAGCCCTGTATACAGCATCCAGTGCCTCATTTGTATGACATACCGCTTGCGGCCTGTATTTCGGTGAATCGTCAAAATCTGATGTTTGCGGGACGCAATATCTCTGCAACGCATGTGGCATTCTCATCGACGCGGGTGATGGCGACCTGTGCGACGATCGGGCAGGGAGTGGGGACGGCGGCCGCTTTGGCGATTCAGCAACAGCAGGAACCAGCTGAGTTGAGCACGAATTCTGAAATAATGGCGCAGATTCAGCAGCAGTTGTTGCGTGATGATGCGTATCTGGTCGGGATTCGAAACGAAGATGTATATGATCTCGCTCGCTCCGCAAGTGTTTCTGCCAGTAGCGAGCAGGCTGGATACGAAGCATGTCATGTAATCTCGGGACAGACGCGAAGTGTGCACGGATCGGCCGGTGCACCCGAGGGGCGTGCCTTTCCCGGCGGGCATCGCTGGTTGTCCGATCCTGCTGAAGATCTGCCGGCGACGCTGCTGTTGGAATGGGAAAAGTCAATAAAGGTGAATGTGGTTCAACTGATATTTGATACGGGCCTGCATCGGCATCTGACTTTGAGCCATCATGATGGTTATACTGCTAAGATGCAGTGGGGAACGCCGCAACCGGAAACGGTGCGGGATTATCAGATTGAAGTTCACGACGGTTCTGACTGGCAACAGATTGTTAACGTTACGGGGAATGTTCAGCGGCGTCGAGTGCATCAACTGGAATCGGAGATCACTGTGAAACAGCTACGGATTGTCGTGACTGCGACGAACGGAGTGGTTCAGGCGCGGGTGTGTGAGATCAGGGTGTATTGA
- a CDS encoding alpha/beta hydrolase — protein sequence MKAGLMVGLSLSASELSASELETEELFPRIDAVSFESSRLKKRKRAVVVLPKNWQSIKPAERRTLVILHGRGRHERSLIDDKLIRQQLLGSGLFIILPDGDDGWFLNSPLRKQDVYETYLEEVLAIVSEQYELPTSQKQCAIAGWSMGGFGCVRFAERHPGRFAAVSSIIGLLDFPRSGLPEGQSYKVPVDRFGSDEAVWKQFNPINDAEKLKGASVLIITADQAFDRTMNEHFRDRLTELKLPHEYVELKGGHTFPVVRASIPLVLAHTKRVLQRN from the coding sequence ATGAAAGCTGGCCTGATGGTGGGGCTGTCGCTGTCTGCCTCTGAGTTGTCTGCATCAGAGCTGGAAACAGAAGAACTCTTTCCGCGGATTGATGCGGTTTCGTTTGAGAGTTCGCGCTTGAAGAAACGAAAGCGGGCAGTGGTCGTGTTGCCTAAGAACTGGCAGTCGATCAAACCTGCGGAGCGACGGACGCTGGTCATTCTGCATGGGCGGGGGCGGCATGAGCGATCGCTGATTGATGACAAGCTGATCCGCCAGCAGCTTTTGGGTTCCGGCTTATTTATCATTCTGCCGGACGGTGATGATGGCTGGTTTCTTAATTCGCCGCTACGAAAGCAGGATGTGTATGAGACGTATCTGGAAGAGGTCCTGGCGATTGTCTCTGAGCAGTATGAATTGCCGACATCTCAAAAACAGTGTGCGATTGCCGGCTGGTCGATGGGAGGGTTTGGCTGCGTGCGTTTTGCTGAACGACATCCCGGTCGGTTTGCCGCGGTCAGTTCGATCATCGGTCTGCTTGATTTTCCACGTAGTGGATTACCGGAGGGGCAATCCTACAAAGTGCCTGTCGACCGTTTCGGCTCCGATGAAGCGGTGTGGAAACAGTTCAATCCAATCAATGATGCTGAGAAGTTAAAAGGGGCATCGGTGCTGATCATCACGGCAGACCAGGCATTTGACCGGACGATGAACGAACATTTTCGCGACCGGTTGACAGAGCTGAAACTACCTCATGAGTATGTGGAGCTCAAAGGAGGGCATACGTTCCCCGTAGTGCGGGCTTCGATACCGCTGGTACTGGCTCATACGAAGCGCGTGCTACAGCGAAATTAA